TAATGAGAATAGCATTTTATTAGTCTTCAATTAAAGGTTACTGCTGATAATCTTTATATTGCTCAAATTCTGGAATTTGAGATTGGAGAATTACATTAGCTTTTCTGCGGGATATATTTAATGATTGCCATTGTGAAAGAGCTGAAGAATTGGTATCCTGACTCCGCCAGTACAACTCATGAAAGAGTTCTTTTTTCAGATTATCATCTAAATCATTTAATGCTTCAATAATAACAGGAATAGCATCATCTGAAAGTTGACTTAAATAATTAATATCCATTTTCCCGGTCAATTCAAATCTTTCTATATTTTTTCGGGCAATACAGGAATCCGGATTGATACAATTTATTGCGGTCATAAATAGCATAATAGACAAAAATACATTAAAGGCAAATTTATTATCTGTTATATCTATAAGAATCTTGTAAAGCAACAGGCAGAAGATAATTGCCAGCAGGATAATAAATGAATGGCTATACAATCGCAACGTTGTAAAACCATATGCCTCTTCATACAGGGATAACCGAGTAAAAGCAGAAGCCATTATTAACAATACCTGCAAGATCAGGACAGTAGATAATATTTTAAATCCCGGTATATGTCCGGTTTTCTTTTTAGTGATATATTTTTCGACAGTTATAAGTAAAAGAAAAGAAATACCAGCTACTGTTATTAATTCAAAAAACCCTCTTCGTGCATATTGGGCATAAGTAAAACCATGGGCAGTTATGTTGCTTTCCCCTTTGAAGAGATAAGTTAGCTGAACCAGTATAAAAATAAA
The sequence above is drawn from the Atribacterota bacterium genome and encodes:
- a CDS encoding DUF4173 domain-containing protein, encoding LFDYFFYNKIPGISFPLYVLLIISGLFLIAKFFKRKVSREILLPLTFLIFFSTMVFVRSSGLLVFFNIIISIVLLLIITEISFCGKIKDFLIADYVKIFLQPVKFFQPSLHTFFNMFLQRGIKENRRVFSQIIKGFLIAIPFLFVFLLLLSSSDLIFQKFVSGLFGINNELEMFLRFLLILLVMFVFIGAYAYSFCQENKTTIAPENNSKHALDQIETSILLCSINILFFIFILVQLTYLFKGESNITAHGFTYAQYARRGFFELITVAGISFLLLITVEKYITKKKTGHIPGFKILSTVLILQVLLIMASAFTRLSLYEEAYGFTTLRLYSHSFIILLAIIFCLLLYKILIDITDNKFAFNVFLSIMLFMTAINCINPDSCIARKNIERFELTGKMDINYLSQLSDDAIPVIIEALNDLDDNLKKELFHELYWRSQDTNSSALSQWQSLNISRRKANVILQSQIPEFEQYKDYQQ